The DNA region TCGGGTTGAGGCCGCCTTGGAACAGGATCTCCGTGCCACCCTTGTCCACGGTGTCGCGCACCTTGTCGAGGATGCTCTCGTCCGAGTGCACGTACCCCTCGTCGTCCCCCGGCACCCGGTAGAACGCGCAGAACTTGCACCGCACCCAGCACACGTTCGTGTAGTTGAGGATGCGCCCGACGATGTAGGTGACCGTGTTGCCCGGCACCCGCCGCTGGCGCTGCACGTTCGCAAGCGTCGCCAGTTCGTTGAGGTTCGGGTGCCGATACAGTGCCATGGCATCGGCCGCATCCAGTCGTTCGCCCGCAAACACCTTGTCGGCGATGGAATCGATCGTGGAAGGGGGAGCGACGGTGGACATACCGCCACCATTTTACTTGACCTGAGCCTTCCGGGCCCCTCGCGTGCCTACCTCAAACCAAGAAGCGGCAGCAGCTCTCGAAGGTCCCCGATCACCGCGTCCGGGTGTGGGGCGTCGACGGGCTTCTCCTCGGGCCGGGGCGAATCGCCGTCGGCACTGGGCGGAACGTCCGACGCGCGCCGCACCCAGACGGCGTGCCACCCGGCCTCGAGGGCGGGGCGGACGTCGTGGCCGTAGCTGTTGCCGACAAACAGGATCTGGTGCGGCTCGCAACCCACCGCCTCCCGCGCCCGCTCGAAGACGGCCGGCACGGGCTTGCCCTCGCCCATCTCCCCCTCGATGAACACGTGGTCGAAGAACTCCTCGATGCCGAGGGTCGCCAGCTCTTGGCGCTGCACGTCGGCGGGACCGTTCGTGATCACCCCCAACGGATAGTGCTTGCGCAGGCGCTCCAACACGCCCCTCACCCCGTCGAACAAGGCCAACGCTTCGTCGCGGGCCTGGCCGTACGCCTCTCCCAGGCGCTCGGCGAGCGCCGCATCCTCGATGCCGCCTTCGGCGAGCGCGAGCCGCATCTGCTCGGCCCGCGTGGGTCCCCCGCTCTTGAGATACACCGGATACCACGCCGAATCCTTGAGCGCGGGCCCGAACTTGCGGAAGGCTCTGGCCCACAGCGAGAGCATCTGCTCCACGCCGACTCCGGCGGGCCGGTGCGCTTCGAACGCCCGGCGCAGGCCGATCTTGCACGCGTCCCAGTACGCGCACAAGGTGTCGTCCAGGTCGAAATAGATGGCGCGCACGTCGCCCAGCGGCGCGGGCTCGGGGGATCGGGCGGTCATCAGCTCAGTCCCATCGCCGCGCGCACCTCGGCCATCGTCTTGGCGGCGAACTCGCGGGCCTCGCCCGCTCCCTCCTGGAGAATCTGCTCCACGGTCGCGTCGTCCAACTGGCTGCGCCGCTCGCGAATCGGCCGAAGCGTCTCGTTGATCGCCTCGATCAGCTCGCGTTTGTTCTGCATGCACCCGCGCTCGCCGCGCCGATCCTCCTCCCACTGCTGCTCCCAGTTCGGGGAGTAGATCTTCAGGTACTGGCACACGGCGCAGCCTTCGGGGATTCCGGGATCGGTCAGGCGCAGTTTGGTGGGCGTCGTGAACGCGTTCTTGATCTTCGCGGCGGTCTCGTCCTCGGTCTCGTTCAGGTAGATGCAGTTGCCGTACGACTTGGACATCTTCCGCAGGTGTCCGTTCTCGTCGGCGTCGAGCCCGGGAAGCTTGGATCGCAGCTCGTCCTCCAAGATGATGTTCGCGAACTCGGGAAACACCTCCCCGTACAGGCGGTTGAAGCGACGCCCGATCTCCCGCGACACCTCGAGGTGGGGCGCCTGGTCCTTGCCCACGGGCACCCCGAACGGCTTGTACAACAGGATGTCCGCCGCCTGGAGGACCGGATAGCCCAACAGGCCGTACGATTCGCGCTCCACGCCGACGGTCTGCGCCTTCTCCTTGTAGGTGGGAACCCGCTCGAGCCACCCCAGCGGGGTGACCATGCTGAGCAGAAGGTGCAACTCGGCGTGCTCCTTCACGTGCGACTGGATGAACACGGTCGACCGCTCCGGGTCGATGCCCGCCGCGAGGTAGTCCTTGGCCACCTCGCGGGCGTTGGCCGCGATCGCCGAGGGGTCCTCCGCCATGGTTGTGAGCGCGTGCCAATCCACGACGCAGCAGTACAGCTTGTACTCGTCCTGCAGGGCCACCCAGTTGCGCAGGGCACCCTCGTAGTTCCCGATGTGAAGCTTCGGGTTGGTGGGCTGCATGCCGCTGAGAAGTCGTCTTTGCTCGCTCATATCAGAAGGGGACGCCTGTGAAGAACCGAAAGGTCGCGCGCACGGCCGGGAAGATCACCGCCCCGAGGATCGGCGTTCCGCTGAACTGCCCGATCAGGATCAGGGCGATCAGGGCCGTCGTTCCCACGCGGCGGTTCCAGATGTACCACCTCACCCGGGTGGGCTCGGGGAGGAACGTGCCGAGCAACCAGTGGCCGTCCAGCGGCCCAAGGGGGACGAGGTTGAAGAAGCACAGCGAGAGGTTGATCAATACGCCGTAGGTGAAGAGATCTATCAGGAACAGGGCCGCGCCGCCCGCGTGTTGGAGCCCCCCCGCCACGCCCAACCGAAGGAACACGGCCCACACGGCCGCCTGAAGGACGTTCGATATCGGGCCGGCCGCGACCGCCGCGAAGAAGTCCCATCGCGGGTTCTTCATCTTGCGGGGGTCCATCGGGGCCGGCCGTCCCCAGCCGATGCCGAAGCCGGTCAGCGACGTGAAGAAGATCATCATCGTCCCGAGCGGCTCGAAGTGCTTCGTGAGGTTGAGGGTGACGCGTCCGTACATCGCCGGCGTGGGGTCGCCCGCCGCGTCCGCCATCTTGCAGTGCGCGTACTCGTGGAGGCCGATCGCCAAGAAGATCACGATGGCGATCGCCGCGATCGTTTCGGGAGGGGGAATGTTCAAGCGGGGCTCTCCAAATCGTCCGGGACGGTCTCGCGCGCGAACATCTCGTCCCACGCATCGCGCCTCTGGACGACGGTGCGCGTTCCATCCGGCCGCAGCAGCACCGTCGCGGGCCTTGGATACCGGTTGTAGTTGCTCGCCATCGACGCGTTGTACGCGCCGGTGCAGAGGACCTGCAGCAGGTCGCCCGCGGCCAGGTCGGCGGGCAGCGAGACGTCTTCGAAGAGCTGGTCCGTCTCGCAGTGCTTGCCGCTCACGGTAAAGGGCGCCTCCGGAAGGGCCACCCCGGGACGGTCTGGCGTTCGCGCGACGCGCTCGACCGTGTACTTCGCGCCGTAGAGCGCGGGACGGGGGTTCTCGCTCAGCCCGCCGTCGACGCCTGCGTACGTGCGGGTGCGACCCTCGCCGATGGGGACGGTCTTCACGACGCCCACGGTGTAGAGGGTGACGCCCGACTCGGCCACCAAGCTGCGGCCAGGCTCGTGCACCAGCAGGGGCTCGAGACCGGAGCCCTCCAATCCGGCGCGCACCGCGCCGGCGACGAGCTGGCAGTACGGCTGCACGTCCATAGGTTCGTGGTCGTCGAGGTAGCGCACGCCCAGTCCGCCTCCGACATTGAGCGTGCGCGTCTCGTACTTCAACTCCGCCTTCATCCGGGCCGCGAACCGCGCAAGCGTTTCTCCACCCGAGCGTTGCGCCTCGGGGTCGAGCAGTTGGGAGCCGACATGGCAATGGAAACCCGCCACGTCCAGACCGAGTTCCAGGCACCGGGCAAGGGCCCGCTCGGCCGAGCCGTCGGCGATGTTGAAGCCGAACTTGGTGTCGGCCTGGCCCGTGGAGATCTTGTGGTGGGTCACGGGGTCCACTCCGGGGGCGAGCCGCAGCACGCACTCGGGCCGGACGCCCAACTCCCGCGCAAGGGTGTGGACCGCTTCGATCTCACCGAAATGGTCGATCACGATCTGCCCGATTCCCGATGCGAGCGCGAAGCGGAGTTCGCCGAGAGACTTGTTGTTGCCGTGAAGGTGGCACCGCGACGCCGGCACCCCGGCCGCGAGCGCGCCGCGCAGCTCGCCTTCGCTGGCGACATCGACGAGGCAGCCTTCCGCGTGCGCGATGGCGAGCACCGCGAGCGTCCCGTTGGCCTTCGACGCGAACGCGACCTCGGTGCGCGGGTACGAAGCCTCCAAGGCGCTGCGGTAGGCGCGGATGCGAGCGCGGAAGTGGCGCTCGTCCAGCACGTACAACGGCGTCCCAAACTCGGCCGCCAACGCGCGGGCAACCGGTTCCGACAAACGGAACCGCGTGTCCAGGCGAGGGGAACTGAGCATGGAGAGGATTATGGCAGGGAACGGGAGTCGGGAATCGGGAATCGGGAACGGTAACATCCCTGCTGTGAAACGGATCGTGGTTTTGGGCTCGACGGGCAGCATCGGGCGCCAGACCCTCGATATCGTCCGCCGGCATCCGGACCGCCTCCAGCTCGTGGGGCTCGCGGCGGGCTCGAACGCCGAGGCGCTGCTGGCCCAGGGCGGGGAGTGGCCGGGGGTGCGGTTGGCGCTCCATGCGCCCCACCCCGATCTTCCCAGCGGCATGGAAGCCCTCGTCGAGATGGCGACCGCCCCCGATGTGGACCTCGTGGTGGTGGCGGTGGCCGGCGTGATCGGGCTGCTGCCCACGGTCGAGGCCATCCGTGCGGGCAAGCAGATCGCGCTGGCGAGCAAGGAGGTTCTGGTTGCGGCGGGCGAGTGGGTGATGCCGCTCGTTCGCGAGCACGGAGTCGTGTTGACGCCGATCGATTCCGAACACAGCGCCCTCTTCCAGTGCCTCCAGGGCTATCGTCCCGACCAGGTGGACGAGCTGATCCTCACGGCGAGCGGCGGACCGTTCCGCGGCTGGACGCGCGCGCAACTCGAGGCCGTGACCGTGGAGCAGGCCCTGAACCACCCCACGTGGCGCATGGGCGGGAAGATCACGATCGACAGCGCCACGATGATGAACAAGGGGCTGGAAACGGTGGAGGCGCGATGGTTGTTCGACGTGCCCGTCGACCGCGTGCGCATTGTCGTCCACCCGCAGAGCATCGTGCACTCGTTCGCCCGGCTCAACGACGGAAGCGTGCTCGGCCAACTCGGCTGGCCAGAGATGCGCCTCCCGATCCAGATCGCCCTGCTGCATCCCGAGCGCAAACCCAACGACCTGCCTCCATGGAACCCGGTCGACACGCCCACGCTCACCTTCGAATCGCTAGACGAGTCCACGTTCCGCTCTCCCTCGCTGGCCCGAGAGAGCGTTCGGATCGGCGGCACGATGCCGTGCGCGATGAACGCCGCCAACGAATGGGCGGCCAACGCGTTCCTGGAAGGCCGCGTCCGGTTCCTCCAAATCCCGGAGATTGTGGAATCGGTGATGGAACGGCACGAACCCTGCCCCGTGACCCTTGAGGCCCTTCTGGAAACAGACCGGTGGGCGCGCCAGACCGCAGAGGACCGTGCCGAATGTTGAGACCCCCATTGAGCCCGTTACGTGAAACCCTCCGCGCCTCTGCGCCTCTGCGTGAGACCCCCATTGCGCCCTTTGCGTGAAACCCATTGCGCTTCTGCGTGAAACCCTCCGCGCCTCGCCACCCGAAACCAAATGCCCCTCGAAGGAGTTATGAGTAGAGCATGCTGATCGTTCTCACCGCCGTCACGTTCCTTGTGATGATCTCCCTGCTGGTCGCCGCCCACGAGTACGGCCATTTCCTGTTCGCACGCCTGTGCGGGATGGGGGTCGAGGAGTTCTCAATCGGGTTTGGCAAGGGGAAGTGGGTCTACAAGGTCAAAGACGGCACCGAGTTCACGGTTCGCCCGCTTCCGCTGGGAGGCTTCGTCCGGATCAAGGGCATGGTGCCCGAGGAGGACGGCAGCGAAGTGGACATCCCCGGCGGCTTCTACAGCAAGCCCCCTGCGCAGCGCCTGCTCGTGCTGTTCGCCGGGCCGTTGTTCAGCATCCTGGCGGGCGTGCTGATCCTGATCGGCCTGTTCCTCAGCGTTCCGCGGCATCCGCTCAACGAGCCGGTGCTCGGAATGGTGCTCGAGGGCAAGCCCGCGGCGCAGGCCGGACTCCAAGAGGGCGACCGCATCCTCTCCGTGGACGGACAGCCGGTGACGACTTGGTACCAGCTCGTCTCCTCCGTGCGCGACAAGCCGGATCAGAAGCTGGCGTTCGTCGTGGACCGCGCCGGCAAGCGCTTCGAGACGTCGGTGAAGACCTATGTGAACGACAAAGAGACGCCGGTCCTCGGTCCCGACTTGGAGCCCACCAACGAGCGGAAGAAGCAGGCGATGATCGGCGCGGCTCCCTCGGCGCGTCGGAGCACGGTGCCCGAAGCCGTCGGCGAGGCCGTCGTGTTCCCGTTCGAGATGGCGGGGGGCATGGTGCATGCATTCACCTCGACCAAACGCTTCAAGGAGGAAATCGGCGGCCCGATCTCGATCGTCACCGCGACGAGCGAGCAGGTGCAGCGCGGTGTGGCCGACGTGATCCTGTTGGCGGGCCTGCTGAGCATCTCGCTGGGCATCTTCAACCTCCTGCCCATCCCCGGCTTCCTCGACGGCGGGCAGATGGTCGTGGCGTTCATGGAGCTGCTGCGCGGAGGCCGCCGCCTGAGCATGCGGACGCAGTCCTACCTCTCCGGTCTCGGCTTCACGATACTGGTCGTGCTGATCGTCAGCGTGTTCGCCGTCGATATTGGAAGGTTGGGAGGCAGGTAGCCCGCCTCACGCCTCACGCTTCACGCTTCACGCCACAATAACACCATGCAGATCGTGTGGTATGCGCTGATTGGCGCCGTTGCGGGAGTGGGCGGGGGGTTCTTCGGCATCGGAGGGGGCGTGATCATCGTGCCAGCCATGATCCTCCTGTTGGGGTTCGACCAGAAGCTCGCGCAAGGCACGTCTCTGGTGGCCCTGCTCGCGCCCGTCGGTCTGCTGGGCTTGATCAACTACTACCAGGAGGGCAAGGCCAACCTCGTGGCGGGGGCGTGGATCGCCGTGTTCTTCTTCATCGGCGCGTTCTTCGGATCCAAAATCGCCCTCAACGTGGATGAAACGCTGCTCCGGCGCATCTTCTCTGTGTTCCTCTTCCTCGTGGCCTTGCAGATGTTCTTCAAGAAGTAGGAGGCGGGCATAATGAACCCATGCTTCGCGTGGGAATCCTCGGCGCCGGCGGAATGGGAAACGTCCATGCGCGGCAGTACCGGAAGATGCCGGATGTCGATCTGGTCTTCTTCGACCCGGACGAGGCGCGGCGGGCCAAATTCCAAACGACCTGGCAGTGCGCTCCCGTCGATTCCGAAGAGGACGTGCTTCGCGGGTGCGACGTCGTGGACGTCTGCCTCCCCACCGATCGCCACCTCGAGTACGGGCTGAAGGCGATCTCCGAGGGCAAGGCGGTGTTCTTGGAGAAGCCGATGGCGGGCTCGCTCGACGACGCCGCCCAACTCATCGAAGCCGCCGACCGCGCGGGAGTTCCGATGATGCCCGGCCAGGTGGTCCGGTTCTTCCCCGAGTACCGAGAGGGACGCCGCATGGTGGTCGAGGGCGCCGTGGGCCGGCCCGCCGCCGCCCGCACGCGCAGAGGCGGACTCGCCCCGATGGGCGGAGCGGAGAACTGGTTCATGGACCACTCGCGTTCGGGCGGGGTGCTGCTGGACCTTGCCGTGCACGATTTCGACTGGCTGCGGTGGACCTTGGGAGAGGTGGACTCCCTCTACGCCCGAAGCCTGGGCGCGACGACGGGGAAGGGGCCCGACTACGGCCTCACCACGATGAGCTTCGAATCGGGGGCCGTGGCGCACGTCGAGTCGACCTGGATGGACCCGTCGGGCTCTCGAACCACGTTCGAGGTGTGCGGGAGCGCAGGCATGATCGAATTCGACAGCCGCAATACGCCGACCGTGCGCACCCACCTCGCGCCCCCGAAGGAGGGCGATCCCCCGCGACGGGGCGGCAACGAGGCCCCCCTGACTCCGACCGACGATCCCTACTACCGCCAGCTCAAGGGGTTTCTGGACGCCGTGCGCAGCGGCACCCCGCCCCCGGTGAGCGGCTACGATGGCTTCATGGCCGTCAGCCTGGGCTTGGCCGCGCTGGAGAGCGCCCGCACCGGCAAAGTCGTCGTACCCGCAAGGTAGGAGCCCGACAAACGACAAAGGGAATCGGGAGACGGGAATCGGGAATCGGGAATCGGGAGTCGGCGGGAGACGGGAATCGGGGGTGGGGTTGACATTACTCAGTGAAGGTAATAAAATACCTCTCATGAGTACATCGGGCCAGTCGGGCGTTATTGCTTCTTATCGGCAGTTGGACGTTTGGAACCTGTCGATGGACCTTGCTGTGTCGGTCTACGAAATCACAAAGTTACTTCCCAAGGATGAGCAGTTTGGGCTTTGCAGCCAGATGCAACGGGCGGCGGTGTCGATACCCTCGAATATCGCCGAGGGCAATGCTCGGGGGTCTCGAAAGGAGTACGCGCGCTTCATCTCGATCGCCATCGGGAGTCTGAGCGAACTCACAACGGTCCTCCAACTTGCACGCGTGCTCGACCTCCTCCCAGAGGACCCCGCTCTCACAGAAAAGTGCAGAAGAG from Fimbriimonadaceae bacterium includes:
- a CDS encoding sulfite exporter TauE/SafE family protein; the encoded protein is MQIVWYALIGAVAGVGGGFFGIGGGVIIVPAMILLLGFDQKLAQGTSLVALLAPVGLLGLINYYQEGKANLVAGAWIAVFFFIGAFFGSKIALNVDETLLRRIFSVFLFLVALQMFFKK
- a CDS encoding four helix bundle protein, which codes for MSTSGQSGVIASYRQLDVWNLSMDLAVSVYEITKLLPKDEQFGLCSQMQRAAVSIPSNIAEGNARGSRKEYARFISIAIGSLSELTTVLQLARVLDLLPEDPALTEKCRRVAEMLIRLRQALEKPPTNSRQ
- the lysA gene encoding diaminopimelate decarboxylase translates to MLSSPRLDTRFRLSEPVARALAAEFGTPLYVLDERHFRARIRAYRSALEASYPRTEVAFASKANGTLAVLAIAHAEGCLVDVASEGELRGALAAGVPASRCHLHGNNKSLGELRFALASGIGQIVIDHFGEIEAVHTLARELGVRPECVLRLAPGVDPVTHHKISTGQADTKFGFNIADGSAERALARCLELGLDVAGFHCHVGSQLLDPEAQRSGGETLARFAARMKAELKYETRTLNVGGGLGVRYLDDHEPMDVQPYCQLVAGAVRAGLEGSGLEPLLVHEPGRSLVAESGVTLYTVGVVKTVPIGEGRTRTYAGVDGGLSENPRPALYGAKYTVERVARTPDRPGVALPEAPFTVSGKHCETDQLFEDVSLPADLAAGDLLQVLCTGAYNASMASNYNRYPRPATVLLRPDGTRTVVQRRDAWDEMFARETVPDDLESPA
- the trpS gene encoding tryptophan--tRNA ligase, translating into MSEQRRLLSGMQPTNPKLHIGNYEGALRNWVALQDEYKLYCCVVDWHALTTMAEDPSAIAANAREVAKDYLAAGIDPERSTVFIQSHVKEHAELHLLLSMVTPLGWLERVPTYKEKAQTVGVERESYGLLGYPVLQAADILLYKPFGVPVGKDQAPHLEVSREIGRRFNRLYGEVFPEFANIILEDELRSKLPGLDADENGHLRKMSKSYGNCIYLNETEDETAAKIKNAFTTPTKLRLTDPGIPEGCAVCQYLKIYSPNWEQQWEEDRRGERGCMQNKRELIEAINETLRPIRERRSQLDDATVEQILQEGAGEAREFAAKTMAEVRAAMGLS
- a CDS encoding site-2 protease family protein, coding for MNIPPPETIAAIAIVIFLAIGLHEYAHCKMADAAGDPTPAMYGRVTLNLTKHFEPLGTMMIFFTSLTGFGIGWGRPAPMDPRKMKNPRWDFFAAVAAGPISNVLQAAVWAVFLRLGVAGGLQHAGGAALFLIDLFTYGVLINLSLCFFNLVPLGPLDGHWLLGTFLPEPTRVRWYIWNRRVGTTALIALILIGQFSGTPILGAVIFPAVRATFRFFTGVPF
- a CDS encoding HAD family hydrolase, producing MTARSPEPAPLGDVRAIYFDLDDTLCAYWDACKIGLRRAFEAHRPAGVGVEQMLSLWARAFRKFGPALKDSAWYPVYLKSGGPTRAEQMRLALAEGGIEDAALAERLGEAYGQARDEALALFDGVRGVLERLRKHYPLGVITNGPADVQRQELATLGIEEFFDHVFIEGEMGEGKPVPAVFERAREAVGCEPHQILFVGNSYGHDVRPALEAGWHAVWVRRASDVPPSADGDSPRPEEKPVDAPHPDAVIGDLRELLPLLGLR
- the dxr gene encoding 1-deoxy-D-xylulose-5-phosphate reductoisomerase yields the protein MKRIVVLGSTGSIGRQTLDIVRRHPDRLQLVGLAAGSNAEALLAQGGEWPGVRLALHAPHPDLPSGMEALVEMATAPDVDLVVVAVAGVIGLLPTVEAIRAGKQIALASKEVLVAAGEWVMPLVREHGVVLTPIDSEHSALFQCLQGYRPDQVDELILTASGGPFRGWTRAQLEAVTVEQALNHPTWRMGGKITIDSATMMNKGLETVEARWLFDVPVDRVRIVVHPQSIVHSFARLNDGSVLGQLGWPEMRLPIQIALLHPERKPNDLPPWNPVDTPTLTFESLDESTFRSPSLARESVRIGGTMPCAMNAANEWAANAFLEGRVRFLQIPEIVESVMERHEPCPVTLEALLETDRWARQTAEDRAEC
- a CDS encoding Gfo/Idh/MocA family oxidoreductase, with protein sequence MLRVGILGAGGMGNVHARQYRKMPDVDLVFFDPDEARRAKFQTTWQCAPVDSEEDVLRGCDVVDVCLPTDRHLEYGLKAISEGKAVFLEKPMAGSLDDAAQLIEAADRAGVPMMPGQVVRFFPEYREGRRMVVEGAVGRPAAARTRRGGLAPMGGAENWFMDHSRSGGVLLDLAVHDFDWLRWTLGEVDSLYARSLGATTGKGPDYGLTTMSFESGAVAHVESTWMDPSGSRTTFEVCGSAGMIEFDSRNTPTVRTHLAPPKEGDPPRRGGNEAPLTPTDDPYYRQLKGFLDAVRSGTPPPVSGYDGFMAVSLGLAALESARTGKVVVPAR
- a CDS encoding M50 family metallopeptidase, with product MLIVLTAVTFLVMISLLVAAHEYGHFLFARLCGMGVEEFSIGFGKGKWVYKVKDGTEFTVRPLPLGGFVRIKGMVPEEDGSEVDIPGGFYSKPPAQRLLVLFAGPLFSILAGVLILIGLFLSVPRHPLNEPVLGMVLEGKPAAQAGLQEGDRILSVDGQPVTTWYQLVSSVRDKPDQKLAFVVDRAGKRFETSVKTYVNDKETPVLGPDLEPTNERKKQAMIGAAPSARRSTVPEAVGEAVVFPFEMAGGMVHAFTSTKRFKEEIGGPISIVTATSEQVQRGVADVILLAGLLSISLGIFNLLPIPGFLDGGQMVVAFMELLRGGRRLSMRTQSYLSGLGFTILVVLIVSVFAVDIGRLGGR